Below is a window of Deinococcus planocerae DNA.
CACGATGGCCTGCGCCTCGATCCTGAGGGTGGTGTGCGGCTCGTGGACGTGGACGTGGTGGACGATGGCCCCGAAGTAGTCCTTGTGGGAGGTGACCACCGCCTCGGGCTCGACGGAGAGGTGGAAGGAGCGCACGCTCTGCCGCGCCTCGCGGGACGGGTGCAGCCGCACCTCGTTAAAGGAGTCCCAGGCGGGTTTGGGGTAGCGGTACTCGGTGGTGTGGCGGATTTCGCAGCGCATACGCGGAAAGGGACCCTCAGCCCGGGCAGTCTGACAGGCGGGGCCCGGAAGAACGTGACGCGGGGCTCAGCCGGACTGAAGAAAGGCCCGGGCGGGGAAGCTTCATTCCTGCTGAAAGTACGCCCGGTTGATCGCCGCGCCCACCCGGTTGAAGTCCCCGAGCAGTTCGCCCAGGCCGGGGTCCTCCCGCTCCAGGATGTCCTCCACGCCCGCGAATTGCAGCCGGGCGACGAGCCAGCGCGAGAGGCGCAGGATCTCGGGGTGCGCGCCGGGGTGGTGGCGGTCGATCTGGGTGAGGGCGTCGTGCAGGTTCTCGGCGCTGTAGCGCACGCTGCGTGGGAAGTACTCGTCGAGCAGCAGGAATTCGCCGATGCGCGCGGGGTCGATGCCGCTCTGCACCCGTTTGCGGTAGGCCTCGTAGGCGCTCGCCCCCTTGAGGACGCTCACCCAGCGCTGGTCTTGCACCGCGCGCTGCGTCGGGTCGCCCTGCGCCTGCCCGTCCATCACCCGGGAGTAGGTCTGGAGCACGCGAGTCACGTTGTCGCCGCGTTCGAGCATCTGCCCGGCGCGCAGGAAGGACCAGCCCTCGTCGCGCGGGAGGGTGGCGAAGGCGATCCCGAAGAAAAACTGCGAGGCGTCGCGCGCCGAGGCGCAGAACTCGAAGAGGCCGTCGCGGTCGATCACCCCCTCGTCCTGGAAACAGACGTCGAGGTAGGTGCGGTTGAGGGCCTCCCACATCTCCGAGGGGATGCGGTCGCGCAGGCCCCGCGCGTTCTCGCGGGCGCGCAGCACGCTGCTGGCGATGCTCGACGGGTTGCCCTGGTCGAAGGCCAGCCACGCGCTCACCGAGCGGGCGTCCACCCGCCCGTACTTCTCACGCAGCGGCCCCTCGCCCCCGGTAAGTTCGAGCAGGGGCGCCCAGTGTTCGCGCGCCCGCCCGGTCATCTCCAGGGTGGCGGAGTAGTTGACGTTCAGCAGCCGGGCGGTGTTCTCCGCGCGCTCGACATACCGCCCGATCCAGAACAGATTCTCCGCGAGGCGGGAAAGCAGCAGCATTCAGCGTTCCTCCCCTGAGGTGGTGTCCAGCTCGTCTTTTTCCAGTTCCTGCTGGAAGGAGTGCTGGCCGGGCGCGTCCGGCGGCGGCGGGGTACCGACAGGCGGCGCTC
It encodes the following:
- a CDS encoding alpha-E domain-containing protein, with protein sequence MLLLSRLAENLFWIGRYVERAENTARLLNVNYSATLEMTGRAREHWAPLLELTGGEGPLREKYGRVDARSVSAWLAFDQGNPSSIASSVLRARENARGLRDRIPSEMWEALNRTYLDVCFQDEGVIDRDGLFEFCASARDASQFFFGIAFATLPRDEGWSFLRAGQMLERGDNVTRVLQTYSRVMDGQAQGDPTQRAVQDQRWVSVLKGASAYEAYRKRVQSGIDPARIGEFLLLDEYFPRSVRYSAENLHDALTQIDRHHPGAHPEILRLSRWLVARLQFAGVEDILEREDPGLGELLGDFNRVGAAINRAYFQQE